A stretch of the Streptomyces sp. NBC_01428 genome encodes the following:
- a CDS encoding TetR/AcrR family transcriptional regulator codes for MDTDATIRAAMIEAALRQLAGSSDHDVATRAVCEAVGVTQPVLYRLFGDKRGLLDAVADHGYERYTALKTAKERTEEPVADLLAGWDGHMAFAEENPALYRLMFAPRPGSHSTARKQVFDLLVAELVRCAAVGALKVDPRIAAELILSANVGLALNQIATPSLFDDPTVSHLMRDAVFARVLGRSSTADEGDGLRSAALRLRAQLDLNGTEALEPVETALLVRWLDRIAAPGRDGTT; via the coding sequence ATGGATACGGACGCGACGATCCGCGCGGCGATGATCGAAGCCGCCCTGCGGCAACTGGCGGGCTCCTCGGACCATGACGTGGCGACCCGTGCCGTCTGCGAGGCCGTCGGCGTGACGCAGCCGGTGCTCTACCGGCTCTTCGGTGACAAGCGCGGGCTGCTCGACGCGGTGGCGGATCACGGCTACGAGCGATACACCGCGCTGAAAACAGCCAAAGAACGGACCGAGGAGCCGGTCGCCGATCTGCTGGCCGGCTGGGACGGGCACATGGCGTTCGCCGAGGAGAATCCGGCGCTCTACCGGCTGATGTTCGCCCCCCGGCCGGGGTCGCACTCCACCGCGCGGAAGCAGGTGTTCGACCTGCTCGTCGCAGAACTCGTGCGCTGTGCGGCGGTGGGCGCGCTCAAGGTCGATCCCCGTATCGCGGCCGAGTTGATCCTGTCCGCGAACGTCGGCCTCGCGCTCAACCAGATCGCGACACCGTCATTGTTCGACGATCCGACGGTCTCCCACCTGATGAGGGACGCGGTCTTCGCCAGGGTGCTCGGCCGGTCGAGCACCGCGGACGAGGGTGACGGCCTGCGTTCCGCTGCCCTCCGCCTCCGCGCTCAACTGGACCTGAACGGAACCGAAGCCCTCGAACCCGTGGAGACCGCCCTGCTGGTTCGCTGGCTCGACCGCATCGCGGCGCCAGGCCGTGACGGCACGACCTGA
- a CDS encoding FAD-dependent monooxygenase translates to MECVRTDVVIVGGGPVGLLLATELAGYGVRTVVLEERAQVSGRPRATTLHARTAQVLARRGYLPAPALPLTEGPVSALFHFAGLWGLELTAPAGEPEPLLKRPQAVLERDFEERARAAGALVLRGYRVVGLEHGERSVVVTAEHPGGSGEFEAAYVVGADGARSTVRALGGIPVDESAPTVAAMVGVVRCAGEGVPEPGWHRTPRGWAVAKETKGGRWHLRVVDCLTPAADHRLPLGLEEFQRETSKVMGRNIDMDEPRSLSRFSDFSRLARSYRSGRLLLVGDAAHVHFPIGAQGLSTGLLDALNLGWKLAFTVRGVAAEGLLDSYDAERRPAAARLLEQVRKQVDLMRPVNTPASLAELTAATGTAADVATEAVRLALMVSGQDTVLPARSRYPSLWEGRFLYNLELATDDGPVDAIRLLADGCMALVRFGATASNWAPPPRLRGALRVVRSAPVPGLPCAALLLRPDGYIAWAADTAGDLVDIDEAVAAWLTPRSGAAKMESATPVLTGRVSAGV, encoded by the coding sequence ATGGAGTGTGTCCGAACGGATGTCGTGATCGTGGGCGGTGGCCCCGTGGGGCTGCTGCTCGCGACCGAACTGGCCGGCTACGGGGTGCGGACGGTCGTGCTGGAGGAGAGGGCCCAGGTGTCCGGCCGTCCCAGGGCGACCACCCTGCATGCTCGTACGGCCCAGGTCCTGGCGCGCCGGGGGTATCTGCCCGCCCCCGCGCTCCCGTTGACCGAGGGGCCGGTGTCCGCTCTCTTCCACTTCGCGGGCCTCTGGGGTCTGGAGCTGACCGCCCCGGCCGGTGAACCGGAGCCGCTGCTCAAGCGGCCCCAGGCCGTCCTTGAACGGGACTTCGAGGAGCGCGCCCGCGCCGCGGGAGCACTGGTGCTGCGTGGGTACCGCGTGGTCGGCCTCGAACACGGCGAGCGATCGGTCGTGGTGACGGCCGAACACCCCGGGGGAAGCGGCGAGTTCGAGGCCGCGTACGTCGTCGGGGCCGATGGTGCCCGGAGCACCGTACGGGCCCTCGGCGGGATCCCCGTCGACGAGTCCGCCCCGACCGTGGCCGCGATGGTGGGGGTCGTGCGGTGCGCGGGGGAGGGAGTCCCCGAGCCGGGATGGCATCGCACCCCGCGCGGCTGGGCCGTCGCCAAGGAGACGAAGGGCGGCCGGTGGCATCTGCGGGTCGTCGACTGCCTGACGCCTGCTGCGGATCACAGGCTCCCGTTGGGACTTGAGGAGTTCCAGCGTGAGACGTCGAAGGTCATGGGCCGGAACATCGACATGGACGAACCGCGCTCGCTGAGCCGCTTCAGTGACTTCTCCCGCCTCGCCCGGTCCTACCGCTCGGGCCGGCTCCTGCTGGTCGGGGACGCCGCGCACGTTCATTTCCCCATCGGGGCACAGGGGTTGAGCACAGGCCTGCTCGACGCCCTGAACCTCGGATGGAAGCTCGCGTTCACCGTGCGGGGGGTGGCCGCCGAAGGGCTGCTGGACTCGTATGACGCGGAGCGCAGGCCGGCCGCGGCCCGCCTGCTGGAGCAGGTACGGAAACAGGTGGACCTGATGCGACCGGTCAACACGCCCGCGTCCCTCGCGGAGCTGACCGCAGCCACGGGAACCGCGGCGGACGTCGCCACCGAGGCGGTGCGGCTGGCCCTGATGGTCAGCGGGCAGGACACGGTGTTGCCGGCAAGATCGAGGTACCCGTCCCTCTGGGAGGGACGGTTCCTCTACAACCTCGAACTGGCCACGGACGACGGGCCCGTCGACGCCATCAGGCTCCTGGCGGACGGGTGTATGGCCTTGGTGCGCTTCGGGGCCACGGCCTCGAACTGGGCTCCGCCGCCGAGGTTGCGCGGTGCGTTGCGCGTGGTGCGGTCGGCACCCGTTCCCGGGCTCCCGTGTGCCGCCCTGCTGCTGCGCCCGGACGGTTACATCGCCTGGGCGGCGGACACGGCCGGGGACCTCGTCGACATCGATGAGGCGGTCGCCGCCTGGCTGACTCCGAGGAGCGGGGCCGCGAAGATGGAATCCGCCACTCCGGTCTTGACCGGGAGGGTCTCGGCGGGGGTCTAG
- a CDS encoding vWA domain-containing protein, protein MHTIRASARLALLLTAAGALAAAGAAPAAATDKPLPRDGIYRSLKVDDVPAAYVVLVDTSSSMQDKGPDGEPLYSTVKKRLGSFLKTLTPADEVAVVTFGRATSVVHPMSPANRTGKLLSKELPRAAEETASDHGAALNVAADQLDRSTAPVGAVLMLTDGAVNAPDSPYARLGTPAWKQLRARYDALGTNRDVIGYGLPLADGTQVSEVLGSAFGAPRILPVDPAALGAQLNDAKERVRAEKAESVLRADQGEQVAVSVQGEGLERHGRGKATLAAGGGTGKRSETVRVTLTSHARHVPLHVDLTADAAAGDATVRLAAPAAPVTIGPGRSRTVEATLTWSQDAEFGLLPGTRDFRAGVRIRAEVSSPWTRTVRSSIGYAKFTTGRPTVTDVDLVGTVPARTPGWLYPLILLVVLLGAAAAWRSYKRRNPKLSGALVVTDLRSGERQTILLGGREVSQETDAGNVRARISVRGRHEGGRLVLALQCVREAPRPGDDRLRDSGTCEIGKSTVLCGIGFSHETQSRPAVVLH, encoded by the coding sequence ATGCACACCATCCGGGCCTCCGCGCGCCTCGCCCTGCTGCTGACCGCGGCCGGCGCCCTCGCGGCCGCGGGCGCCGCACCGGCCGCCGCCACCGACAAGCCCCTGCCCCGCGACGGCATCTACCGGTCGCTCAAGGTCGACGACGTCCCCGCGGCGTACGTCGTCCTCGTCGACACCTCCAGTTCCATGCAGGACAAGGGCCCCGACGGAGAGCCGCTGTACTCCACCGTCAAGAAGCGCCTCGGCTCCTTCCTCAAGACCCTCACTCCGGCCGACGAGGTGGCCGTCGTCACCTTCGGACGAGCCACCAGCGTCGTCCACCCGATGTCCCCGGCGAACCGGACCGGCAAGCTGCTCAGCAAGGAACTCCCGCGCGCTGCCGAGGAGACGGCCAGTGACCACGGAGCCGCCCTGAACGTCGCCGCCGACCAGCTCGACCGCAGCACGGCACCCGTCGGAGCGGTCCTCATGCTCACCGACGGCGCCGTCAACGCACCCGACAGCCCCTACGCCCGCCTCGGCACGCCCGCGTGGAAGCAGCTCAGAGCCCGGTACGACGCCCTCGGCACCAACCGCGACGTCATCGGCTACGGCCTGCCCCTGGCCGACGGCACACAGGTGTCCGAAGTCCTCGGCAGCGCCTTCGGGGCTCCGCGGATCCTGCCCGTCGACCCCGCGGCCCTGGGCGCGCAGCTCAACGACGCCAAGGAACGGGTGCGGGCGGAGAAGGCCGAGAGCGTCCTCCGCGCCGACCAGGGCGAACAGGTCGCCGTCTCCGTCCAGGGCGAGGGACTCGAACGGCACGGCAGGGGGAAGGCAACGCTGGCTGCCGGAGGCGGCACCGGAAAGCGGTCCGAGACCGTGCGCGTCACGCTGACCTCGCACGCCCGGCACGTCCCGCTGCACGTCGACCTCACGGCCGACGCGGCAGCGGGGGACGCGACGGTCCGTCTCGCCGCTCCGGCCGCGCCGGTCACGATCGGTCCCGGACGGAGTCGGACCGTCGAGGCGACGCTGACCTGGTCCCAGGACGCCGAGTTCGGCCTGCTGCCGGGCACGCGGGACTTCCGCGCCGGAGTGAGAATCCGCGCGGAGGTCTCCTCGCCGTGGACGCGAACCGTGCGCAGCTCGATCGGGTACGCCAAATTCACCACGGGCCGGCCCACCGTCACCGACGTCGACCTGGTGGGCACCGTTCCCGCTCGCACCCCCGGTTGGCTGTACCCGTTGATCCTGCTCGTCGTCCTGCTGGGCGCGGCGGCCGCCTGGCGCTCGTACAAGCGACGCAACCCGAAGCTGTCCGGGGCGCTGGTCGTGACGGATCTGCGTTCCGGCGAGCGGCAGACCATTCTGCTGGGCGGCAGGGAGGTCAGCCAGGAGACCGACGCCGGAAACGTGCGGGCGCGGATCTCCGTGCGGGGCCGGCACGAAGGAGGCCGGCTCGTCCTCGCCCTGCAGTGCGTCCGTGAGGCACCGAGGCCCGGCGACGACCGGCTGCGCGACAGCGGCACGTGCGAGATCGGCAAGTCGACGGTGCTGTGCGGGATCGGCTTCTCCCACGAGACGCAGAGCCGGCCGGCCGTTGTCCTGCACTGA
- a CDS encoding protein kinase domain-containing protein, with amino-acid sequence MVQPLDPAVDPAEAGGFRLLGRLGTGGFGTVYLGRPVGEHRGLDTLGAVKLLKAEFADDTQHLQRFHQESKALDRCKGARIPELLAFDFGSGRRPTLATRFIPGLSLHQIIESHGGALPRHSVHAIAAELVDTLNTAHGKGLLHRDLHPGNVLLTSDGPWIIDFGLTRIRGQRVTVSLDTVIGHPHFCAPEQILGLAKTTAATDVFGIGGIVLYALTGHPPYTGESNARAMLMRRVSGTAPDLTGLPDDTIGGMIRSCLAEDPADRPALDEVARCLGLPGTLRLPDGIGRTLAGYRSELGRFLAGVGNAADLTVPFRPGRRSWRTDVGEWPHTAVATEQGGVVVADHSGVRWLDGATGRQEDHLRDFTAPVRLHAEGALLLISDSGGRVESWDTRSRTRWWSVPAGSLTDARVLLRGQSVFLGDSTGCLHHFDAVTRRVWWRTEPLTDEGGGPAEPVAADARQVYLSAGEGRELLAVDDENGGVRWKQAVRLPAALLTPPLALEQALVVADADGGLRSLGAADGSTLWEAELGAPVVAPPLRIGDRLFIGDTAGVVHCRTVATGEVLWCVEHVEGEEFFTLCTDGSAIYAGGWNGRLYLLDARDGSSLQSLDLGGQILATTYAPVGRTIYATASHGALHALPTSGASEPAPGR; translated from the coding sequence ATGGTGCAGCCGTTGGACCCGGCCGTCGACCCCGCCGAAGCCGGTGGATTCCGCCTCCTGGGCAGGCTGGGCACGGGCGGGTTCGGCACCGTCTACCTTGGCCGGCCCGTCGGGGAGCACCGCGGACTCGACACGTTGGGCGCCGTCAAACTCCTCAAGGCCGAGTTCGCCGACGACACCCAGCACCTGCAGCGCTTCCACCAGGAGAGCAAGGCCCTCGACCGGTGCAAGGGCGCCCGCATCCCCGAACTGCTCGCGTTCGACTTCGGGAGCGGACGCCGCCCCACCCTGGCCACGCGCTTCATCCCCGGGCTGTCCTTGCACCAGATCATCGAGTCGCACGGCGGAGCACTGCCCCGCCACAGCGTGCACGCCATCGCCGCCGAACTCGTCGACACACTCAACACGGCGCACGGCAAAGGCCTGTTGCACCGCGACCTGCATCCGGGCAACGTCCTGCTCACGTCCGACGGTCCCTGGATCATCGACTTCGGGCTGACGCGCATCCGCGGCCAGCGGGTCACCGTCTCCCTCGACACGGTGATCGGCCATCCCCACTTCTGCGCACCCGAGCAGATCCTCGGACTCGCGAAGACGACCGCCGCGACCGACGTCTTCGGCATCGGCGGGATCGTCCTGTACGCACTCACCGGGCACCCGCCCTACACCGGCGAGAGCAACGCGCGCGCGATGCTCATGCGCCGTGTGTCCGGCACGGCACCCGACCTGACAGGCCTGCCCGACGACACGATCGGCGGGATGATCCGGTCCTGTCTCGCGGAGGACCCGGCGGACCGACCCGCTCTCGACGAGGTCGCCCGATGCCTCGGCCTGCCCGGCACGCTGCGGCTCCCGGACGGCATCGGCCGCACCCTCGCCGGCTACCGGTCCGAACTGGGCCGCTTCCTCGCGGGCGTCGGCAACGCTGCGGACCTGACGGTCCCGTTCCGGCCCGGCCGACGCAGCTGGCGCACCGACGTGGGGGAGTGGCCGCACACGGCGGTGGCCACGGAACAGGGCGGCGTGGTCGTCGCGGACCACAGTGGCGTGCGCTGGCTGGACGGGGCGACAGGGAGGCAGGAGGACCACCTGCGTGACTTCACCGCGCCCGTCCGACTCCACGCGGAAGGAGCCCTGTTGCTGATCAGCGACTCCGGCGGCCGGGTGGAGTCGTGGGACACCCGCTCCCGTACCCGCTGGTGGTCCGTCCCCGCGGGAAGTCTCACCGACGCGCGCGTACTCCTGCGCGGACAGAGCGTGTTCCTCGGGGACAGCACCGGCTGCCTCCACCACTTCGACGCCGTCACGCGGCGCGTCTGGTGGCGGACCGAACCGCTCACCGACGAGGGAGGCGGCCCGGCCGAACCGGTCGCGGCCGACGCCCGCCAGGTCTACCTCTCGGCCGGGGAAGGACGCGAACTCCTCGCGGTCGACGACGAGAACGGCGGCGTCCGCTGGAAGCAGGCCGTACGGCTTCCCGCCGCCCTGCTCACCCCACCCCTGGCCCTGGAGCAGGCGCTCGTCGTCGCCGACGCGGACGGCGGCCTCCGGTCCTTGGGTGCGGCCGACGGATCCACCCTGTGGGAGGCGGAACTCGGCGCACCGGTCGTGGCTCCGCCGCTCCGCATCGGCGACAGGCTGTTCATCGGAGACACCGCGGGTGTCGTGCACTGCCGCACCGTCGCCACCGGCGAGGTCCTCTGGTGCGTGGAGCATGTCGAGGGCGAGGAGTTCTTCACGCTGTGCACCGACGGTTCGGCGATCTACGCCGGTGGCTGGAACGGTCGCCTGTATCTCCTGGACGCGCGGGACGGCTCCTCGTTGCAGAGCCTCGATCTCGGCGGCCAGATCCTCGCGACCACGTACGCGCCCGTCGGCCGCACGATCTACGCCACCGCTTCCCACGGCGCACTCCACGCCCTGCCGACGTCCGGTGCCTCGGAGCCGGCGCCCGGACGGTGA
- a CDS encoding MFS transporter has product MERHLRAARLATFTYFVLNGFLMGMWIVHIPTIEQRVGIGHATLGWLLLLLGAGAFGGMQAVGPLTDRFGARTVVPLSAALCSATVALPGLAGNVWTLGAALLALGVGNGCLDVSMNAHAVQVEHAYRRPVMSAFHATFSIGGVFAALVGASTLGRGWSPATTLSAVAALGLAASVLAAPLLLTSERPPAPDLAAPAATGRRRTPRHIWMLAVLALMIMLCEGVANDWSTLHLRRVLDAPPATAALAYGAFATAMTVGRLLADRFAARYGPTAILRYGASVAALGLAAAALSDWIPLALAGWAVFGAGLSGCVPQLFSAAGHADQDAAGANVSRVAGLGYLGMLAGPAVIGPLTRFVPLDVTFFLPVAFCVVAACSAGIVRPRPHVSGRVELETAG; this is encoded by the coding sequence GTGGAAAGACATCTGCGGGCCGCCCGGCTGGCCACCTTCACCTATTTCGTCCTGAACGGCTTCCTCATGGGGATGTGGATCGTCCACATCCCCACCATCGAACAGCGCGTCGGGATCGGTCACGCCACACTCGGCTGGCTCCTGCTGCTCCTGGGCGCGGGTGCCTTCGGGGGCATGCAGGCCGTCGGGCCGCTGACCGATCGCTTCGGCGCCCGCACCGTCGTTCCGCTCAGCGCGGCGCTGTGCAGCGCGACGGTCGCGCTGCCCGGTCTGGCCGGGAACGTGTGGACCCTCGGCGCCGCGCTCCTCGCGCTCGGCGTCGGCAACGGCTGCCTGGACGTGAGCATGAACGCGCACGCCGTCCAGGTGGAGCACGCCTACCGGCGCCCCGTGATGTCCGCGTTCCACGCCACCTTCTCCATAGGCGGGGTGTTCGCCGCCCTGGTCGGCGCCAGCACCCTCGGCCGGGGATGGAGTCCCGCGACCACCTTGTCGGCCGTCGCCGCCCTCGGCCTCGCCGCCTCCGTCCTGGCGGCCCCCCTGCTCCTGACCTCGGAGCGGCCACCGGCCCCGGACCTCGCCGCTCCCGCCGCGACAGGGAGGCGCAGGACGCCCCGGCACATCTGGATGCTCGCTGTACTGGCTCTGATGATCATGCTGTGCGAAGGCGTCGCCAACGACTGGAGCACGCTCCACCTGCGCCGGGTCCTGGACGCACCCCCGGCGACGGCCGCCCTCGCGTACGGAGCGTTCGCCACCGCCATGACCGTCGGCCGCCTGCTCGCCGACCGGTTCGCGGCGCGCTACGGCCCCACGGCCATCCTCCGGTACGGGGCGTCCGTCGCCGCTCTCGGACTCGCCGCGGCCGCGCTGTCCGACTGGATCCCCTTGGCGCTGGCCGGCTGGGCGGTGTTCGGAGCGGGGCTGTCAGGCTGTGTCCCGCAGCTCTTCAGCGCCGCCGGACACGCCGATCAGGACGCCGCGGGCGCGAACGTCTCCCGTGTCGCGGGCCTGGGCTACCTCGGCATGCTCGCCGGCCCGGCCGTGATCGGCCCGCTGACCCGGTTCGTCCCCCTCGACGTCACCTTCTTCCTCCCCGTTGCGTTCTGCGTCGTCGCGGCCTGCTCGGCAGGGATCGTCCGCCCGCGCCCGCACGTCTCGGGGCGGGTCGAGCTGGAGACCGCGGGGTGA
- a CDS encoding DeoR/GlpR family DNA-binding transcription regulator, translating into MAGTDRLRQITEAVQTAGSMGVAELAELTGTSEMTVRRDLEALAAQGVLERYRGGARSLLLRGDEPPFSMRVHDGLEAKRRIAAEAAQLITDGESVVLDSGTTCLEVARALKGRRITVMPLSLHAVNALTDAPQLTLLVPGGLPRQGELALTGPLTEASLASLRFDTALIGCCGLDAVNGLTAYDLDDAAVKRAAIAASRRVIAVTEGAKVSRTALAVVAPVSALDVVVTDAHAPQEQTEALAAAGVTVRRV; encoded by the coding sequence ATGGCTGGGACCGACCGACTGAGGCAGATCACCGAGGCCGTGCAGACGGCAGGCAGCATGGGCGTCGCCGAGCTGGCCGAGCTGACGGGCACCTCGGAGATGACCGTCCGCCGCGACCTGGAGGCTCTGGCGGCCCAGGGTGTGCTGGAGCGGTACCGGGGCGGCGCGCGGAGTCTGCTGCTGCGCGGTGACGAGCCGCCGTTCTCGATGCGCGTCCACGACGGCCTCGAGGCCAAGCGGCGCATCGCCGCCGAAGCGGCGCAGCTCATCACGGACGGCGAGTCCGTCGTCCTCGACAGTGGGACGACCTGCCTCGAAGTGGCCCGCGCGCTGAAGGGCCGCCGGATCACGGTGATGCCCCTGTCGTTGCACGCCGTCAACGCACTCACCGACGCTCCCCAGTTGACCCTGCTGGTCCCGGGCGGCCTGCCGCGGCAGGGTGAACTGGCACTGACCGGCCCCCTGACCGAGGCGTCGCTGGCCTCGCTCCGCTTCGACACCGCCCTCATCGGGTGCTGCGGACTCGACGCGGTGAACGGACTGACCGCGTACGACCTGGACGACGCCGCGGTCAAGCGGGCGGCCATCGCCGCCTCCCGTCGCGTCATCGCCGTGACCGAGGGCGCCAAGGTGTCCCGCACGGCCCTCGCCGTCGTCGCACCCGTCTCGGCGCTCGACGTGGTCGTCACGGACGCGCACGCTCCCCAGGAACAGACGGAGGCCCTGGCCGCGGCAGGCGTGACCGTACGACGGGTGTGA
- a CDS encoding beta-1,3-glucanase family protein, producing MQFSASVPLSRPSQATARTRTALGLVLVLLIACFAALNPSPAHAADQLLSQGRPATASSTENGSFPAAAAVDGNTGTRWSSAFADPQWLQVDLGSVQQLTRVTLNWEAAYAKSFQIQTSTDANTWATVYSTTTATGGTQTLNITGSGRYVRLSGTARATPYGYSLWEFQVYGPGSTTPPDGFWGSTSDIPAANNAVEVKILNRTNGKYPDSQVYWSFNGQVHSIAEQPYLDMPANSAGRMYFYLGSPNSAYYDFIEFTVGNNVFNGNTTRVDAFGLKLAMRLHSKDGYDAEVGENRQTFAEDRAATFQRFTDAVPAPFKVLSQTQAPYRIIAPGSDPSFRAGGANASYFTSYAQSVGVNAATSDIFGCAAALAGNPDMCAALNRHVATLPASQQGDPAQYYKAAPANYYAKFWHDNAINGLAYGFPYDDVAGQSSFISHGSPQWLLVAVGW from the coding sequence ATGCAGTTCAGCGCCAGCGTGCCCCTTTCCAGACCATCGCAGGCAACTGCCCGTACGCGCACCGCCCTTGGCCTGGTACTCGTCCTGCTCATCGCCTGCTTCGCCGCCCTGAATCCCTCACCGGCACACGCCGCGGACCAGCTGCTGTCGCAGGGGCGGCCCGCGACCGCCTCGTCGACGGAGAACGGAAGTTTCCCCGCGGCCGCCGCCGTCGACGGCAACACCGGAACCCGCTGGTCCTCGGCGTTCGCCGACCCGCAGTGGCTCCAGGTCGACCTCGGATCCGTCCAGCAACTCACACGCGTCACCCTGAACTGGGAAGCCGCCTACGCCAAGTCCTTCCAGATCCAGACCTCCACCGACGCCAACACCTGGGCCACCGTGTACTCCACGACGACCGCCACCGGCGGCACCCAGACCCTCAACATCACCGGCAGCGGCAGATACGTCCGCCTCTCCGGGACGGCCCGGGCCACTCCCTACGGCTACTCCCTCTGGGAATTCCAGGTCTACGGCCCCGGCAGTACGACACCGCCCGACGGCTTCTGGGGCAGCACGAGCGACATCCCCGCCGCCAACAACGCGGTGGAGGTGAAGATCCTCAACCGCACCAACGGCAAGTACCCCGACAGCCAGGTGTACTGGAGCTTCAACGGCCAGGTCCACTCCATCGCGGAGCAGCCCTACCTCGACATGCCGGCCAACTCCGCGGGACGCATGTACTTCTACCTGGGCTCACCGAACAGCGCCTACTACGACTTCATCGAGTTCACCGTCGGCAACAACGTCTTCAACGGCAACACCACCCGGGTCGACGCCTTCGGCCTCAAGCTGGCCATGCGACTGCACAGCAAGGACGGGTACGACGCCGAGGTCGGCGAGAACCGGCAGACCTTCGCCGAAGACCGCGCGGCGACGTTCCAACGGTTCACCGACGCCGTTCCCGCCCCGTTCAAGGTGCTGTCCCAGACGCAGGCCCCGTACCGGATCATCGCCCCCGGCAGCGACCCGAGCTTCCGGGCCGGTGGAGCCAACGCCAGCTACTTCACCTCGTACGCCCAGTCCGTCGGCGTCAACGCCGCCACCTCCGACATCTTCGGCTGCGCGGCCGCCCTGGCCGGCAACCCCGACATGTGCGCAGCGCTCAACCGTCACGTGGCCACCCTGCCCGCCTCCCAGCAGGGGGACCCGGCCCAGTACTACAAGGCCGCGCCCGCGAACTACTACGCCAAGTTCTGGCACGACAACGCCATCAACGGACTGGCCTACGGCTTCCCCTACGACGATGTGGCGGGACAGTCCTCCTTCATCTCCCACGGCAGCCCGCAGTGGCTGCTGGTCGCCGTCGGCTGGTAG